The genomic segment TAAATCCTGGttaattttgtttgatttgatgaaattaCACTTTTCCACTCATCAGATTATTTGACGTGAAATGATGACATGTACCTTCCTCCATGCACGCCCATAGTTGGAGAGAAGCGTAAACCCTCAGAGCCGCTCCCCCACGAGGAGAACAAGAGACCAAGGGTGGTGGGTGACATCCCTATGGACCTCATCAATGAAGTCATGGCAACCATCACCGATCCTGCTGCCATTCctgaagtaaacacaaaaaatatcaaagacaaagaataaaCTGTGTCTTACTGATTTAAAGGTGGCATTTCATGATAAATGTTaaactgatatttaaaaatctttgtcccaaaattttacttttcaaataCTGTTTTCCATCTGGCGAAAAAATTATATGATCAAAAGACGCTATTTTGGAATACCAACAATTCAaacctttgtgtgtctgctagCGCTTTACCAGAATACTTAATTTGACAGTTTGCCATGTGGCTATGTGAATTTAGCAATCTGTTCACACAAGCAGTGACAATTATGTTGATCCAGACAATAAGGCTACTTCTGTAAGGATGCTGTTGGTGGCAGTAAAGGGAATAATCAGGATTTTATGCCTTCCTTCCTGTGTAGACCAGTCTGCTGTCAGCACACTCTGCCCGTGATGAAGCTGCCCGTCTagaggagagaaggggggtGATTGAATTCCACGTCATTGGTAACTCCTTAAACCAGAAGCCCAATAAGAGGATCTTGATGTGGCTTGTCGGCCTCCAGAATGTGTTTTCCCACCAGCTCCCTCGTATGCCCAAGGAGTACATCACACGGCTGGTCTTTGATCCGTGAGTGAAACCTTATTTTGTCATCACTTCCAGAGGCACATGTGTATTGGAGTCACATAAGATTGATCTTTTTCACTGACAGGAAGCACAAGACACTGTCACTGATCAAAGATGGCCGTGTGATCGGAGGGATCTGCTTCCGCATGTTCCCGTCGCAAGGCTTCACAGAAATTGTCTTCTGTGCCGTTACCTCCAACGAACAGGTCAAGGTGAGAACGTCCGCTGCTTTCTGGCTCACCGTAGTTAGTTCTGCCTGGTTGAttgattggttggttggttggttggttctGACCTTTGCGTTGTTTGGCTGTGGGGCTGCAGGGTTACGGCACCCATTTGATGAACCACCTGAAGGAATATCACATTAAGCATGAAATCCTAAACTTCCTCACATATGCTGATGAGTACGCTATCGGCTACTTCAAGAAACAGGTAACGTATCATTGATCTGAATGGCTCGCGTTCATGACATCATACTTGCTTTGGTCACAAAATTCAAACACGTTTTCTCCCGTCTATAGTGATTTTCTTTGCTATGTAAACATAAAGTTCTTTAGTgatgtgcaaaaacaaaataagttgGCCAATTATGATTTTCCTTGGTTCTAATGGAATTGAGACCGTTGGAACATTTAtactgaacttttctttttaatacatttatttttacaaatgtgtTAAATGAATCCCATTTGGCAGAATTTGCACTGGtcttttactttaatttccTTGGTCATCTGGCAATAAGAACAGGTAAAGAAAGTAAGACAGATGTGTTTTAAGTGGTTGCTCGGCCCTCTGTTTACTGCTGGTACAAAACAGAtatcccctccttcctctcaggGTTTTTCAAAGGACATCAAAGTTCCCAAGGCCAAGTATGTGGGCTATATCAAGGACTATGAAGGAGCCACACTCATGGGCTGTGAACTCAACCCCAGCATTCCCTACACAGAGTTCTCTGTAATCATCAAGAAGCAGAAAGAGGTATGTGGGTGTctcaacattaaattaaaactcccccctctctctctctttttctttccttgtctcTGCACTACTTTAATCCATTGACATCCATCTCTGTCAGATAATTAAGAAGCTGATAGAAAGGAAGCAGGCCCAGATCAGAAAAGTCTATCCAGGACTTTCCTGTTTTAAGGAAGGAGTTCGGCAGATTCCCATAGAAAGCATTCCTGGTATACGTAAGTTACATACACTGGATTTGACAGTAAACAGAATGTGTGGCATCAATGTCAAAAGTCGCGATTGTGATAGGACATGCTCACGAGCTAACTCTAAGATTTTATGATgttaacaaccactcacaccatATAAATCCTTGCGTACATGTGAAAGTGAGAcagctgttgtggttgtcaAATTAGTGCGTGTGGCAGGGAACATCTCCCCCTTTGAAATAATGTCATTTGGTTGTGCGCATGTTGTATCACACCTGCAATGTTTTTGACATAAATTTGACACCATAGCCATGtcttcagcattttttttatacagcatGTGTGATTGATGCAGGTTTTGTTATATTAACAGGTGAAACTGGCTGGAAACCTGTTGGCAAAGGGTGAGTGTGACACTAATGTAAGATTGTCATGCTTTGTTAAATAGCTTGGCTAACGTGTCCCCACGTTGGCAAgaatcacattttttaaatttaggaCTGAAGTACAGTTGACAGAAACATAATATTGAGCTCTGCAGATCACAATATAGGCATGTTAAGAGCATGTTTGAGCATCTTGCCTATGGACACGTGTCTGTCATTACTATAATTGTGATATGTTTACGTGTCATGTATTTATTCCACTCCAGGAAAGAACTGAAGGACCCTGATCAACTGTACAGCACTCTGAAGACCATCCTTCAACATGTGaaagtgagacacacacacatatgcatacagAATGCCTATAACACatataaacatgtaaacatgttttccaACAAGACATGTCCTCACGTTACAGAGTCACCAGAACGCTTGGCCTTTCATGGAGCCTGTGAAGAAAACAGAAGCACCTGGGTACTACCAAGTGATTCGCTTCCCCATGGGTATGTATTCACACAACAGGGGTAGGTAAAGTGGAACATGCCAAGAAAGATGGCTTAATAGTGAATGCGAGACTGGCAGGAACGTAAGAATATTATTTGTAGATGAAACTGCTACAGACTATGTGATGTGTGTCCATTCAGAGGACTAAATGCTGTAAGTGTTATCAAAACTAGAATAAAGTGCCTCTGGTGGACAAAGAGAAAAGCCAACATTGAACAGTGAGCATGGATGATCACtggtggggagaaaaaaaaacaaaaaaaacaaattacactTAAAGATAACCTTATGTTTTTCTCCAAACAGACCTCAAAACAATGAGTGAGCGTTTGAAGAGCAGGTACTACACGACACGAAAGCTGTTCATGGCCGACATGCAGCGCATCTTCACCAACTGTCGTGAATATAACCCACCAGAGAGCGAGTATTACAAGTGTGCCAACCTACTGGAGAAATTCTTCTACACCAAGATCAAAGAAGCAGGCCTCATTGAGAagtagaggagaggaagaagttTGAAGGATGAGACTGTCCTTGGAGTATGAGTGGTTAAGACTGGTTTGTAGGTGATGCAAGTGACAGATGAATACGGACAAGTCAAGACAAGAACTACTGATTCTGGAGCACTTTGGTTTCAGAAGCGTATCTTAACCTAAAAGGTGCTCTTCGGTCTCAGACCAGCACTTCTTTAAAAGTTGGATGTGTACAAGCCCGGATCCTGAATCGGTAGCTTAGACTGATCGTTACACTGAATGGTCAGCCACAAGGGAAGGCCATATTGACAACCTGTGAGATTATCGCTGATGTGACACAAAAGAAGCATTGTGTCTTGATATTTCATCGCATATCCCGGGAAGTGAAGTGGAAGATATAAAGGAATACACATTAAAGAGAACAAAAGCTTGTTCTTGTTTGGGTTAGACCTTGAAAGGCAACGCAGAATGACAGTGTGACCACGCTCTACTCTGTCCCTCTTCATCTCCCCGCTCCTTTCCTTTCATACTGTTGAAtgcctgtctcctcctcctttcagtTGACTCAGGTAGCGATGTCATGAGCAGCAATGACATCTACTGCGTAAAGTCATTACACAAGTGTTACCTTTGAGAATCATGACTTGAGATCTAATTTTCCTGTCGATTATAATCTTGTTCCTGTGAACGTGCGCGCCATTATGAGGTCAGTTTGTCTGTGATGAGTTCATCCTGCCAAAAGAGGAATACATACTTTAAATTTGtacagattttaattattttaaagcacTTATACCCAttgtatatttaaaatgtgtatataatatatattttttgtttcaactaaaaaaaaaaaaaataataataaaaataaatctctctctttttttttttaataagccaCCTAGGGTTGTTTGACTATcaaaatgcacttttatttttccaagtATTGGTAAACATAAATAagagcattttcttttcttcagaatTTGACATAAATTACCGCTGTTGACTAAGAACTAATTTAATTATCTAGagtttattcttatttatgtGGTGTAATTTAAAGAATTATGTTTAAGACATGGTTAATttattctttcttatttttgtccTGCAGATGGAGATTGATAACTTTATACTTTGGAGATAAATGAAGATTGTGCAATACGATgtagttttgctgttttgtaaAAAGGTGTTTGTACTTTTCAAACTTTaggaaaaaatacattttgtaatttgtctggAAAATTTATTTCATGCTCTTTGTACAACTGGTTTTAATGACATAGTATTGGCCTATTTTATAGACTGAATAAAACAGAAGTGAGGTTAACTCAGTGTCTGGAGTGATTCAACTCAAGGATGTCACATTGGGACTGGAGGAGCCAGGGATCGAACCGCTGAACTTCACATTAGTATTCTCTTCGGCCACAGCCACTTCTGCAAACTCAACAGACATAATGCTAATAATTATTAAGGAATAAAGTTTATTGTCCAATCATACAGCAGActataaaatttgtttttaactggAATTCACTAGATGACaataaccaaaaaataaatgtagttaGACCTTTCAAAAGTAGCTATTAAAATGGAGAAATTCAGCTGAGAGGACAAACGAAATTAGCATATATTCTCACAAATCTAAAATGTATCACAGTCTCATTACATATCACacataaagaaatattaaattttgAGTAGAACAATTAAACAATACCTTCTTAAAAGTATAAAAGGCACGGACAACATCCAAAACAAGGTAGCTGCTTTCAGCGACATCCAACAAATGACTCGTTGTATTTCTCAAatggctgctggctgctgacTGACTTCCTTGATTTCTGCACAGATCTCCTGTCAGACTTGTGCTTGAAAATAGGAGAACGCAGGAACTGCAAGTCTGTGAACCTGTCTCCACGCCGAAGTTTCCTATTTAAAGGAGATTATAAGTGCTGAGCATTTGTTCAGTAAAAAGCAGTGGAGAATTTCCAGTGAGAGCAGTATTATCGTGAACTTACTTATTTATAGAGGGCTCTCGATAGTCCACTGCCATGGTGCAGCGCCGCTTACGAGCAGGAACGGGAGTAGAGCATCGAGCATCAGAACTGACTTTGAGATACGCTGCAGGGGACAGATTGGTCACATCACACAGACTCAAGCCCCGCCCTGCTGTCCTTACACCAAGCCCACCTGCAGAAACGTGACGAAAGATGTGATCCACGAGcaatagaaaaggaaaaagagagttGAGTGCACACACCAGTGAACAGCTAAAAACACAAGGTGCAAGGAGTGCATGGGAAAGTGATGCAGTCATAAAGTGAGACTTCATTTAGACAAGCAGCTTTGGAAGGGAATAAATAAACCTACGTTTCTTGCTTGTTCTGATCCTCTGGGGCGTTTGGTGGAGTAAAACAGCTGGAGGGTCACAGGAAGAATCTCCAAAATTGGATAGGACATTGTCTATTCGCATCATCTCCGCTTCGACCAAAGGGCTGACATTGAGCAAACTATCCTCCATATTTCGACTGTGAGGCGCTGACACaccaggagaaaaacaaaaaataaccaTCTTATTTATAAGCCCCAAAGGCTGCTGTTCAACTGGCTCGGTGCTTCTTAACTGAGCAGCATGTCTTTTATTGACAGTAAATATTCATACAATAATGAATACAATAATATTAGCTCCACTTCCATATACTGGAATGACATGAAAACTTTCTTCCTActtagtttttaaattgtgctcaAGCTGTTCAGTtgctttgatgtttttttttttttctacattaaaaaaatgctCTGGAATCATTAAAGTCAATTAGATTGGTACTGTAGACTGAACTGTTAACGTGACTGGTATGaataaaatcttaattttcCATCCTTATGACTGTTGTAAGGCTAATTATCACTTCTAAAGCACTCGTGAATAAATCCATATCAGCAATGTGTTTGTCAGTCTCGCTGAGGCATTAGAACCTGCACACAGTAACATTAAAACAAGGTCAGTGTTTTCAAGACTTTATCACCTTGGTAATTTTCTTGTCCCATTTCCACATGGTCAGAGATGTTAGAGAAGGTAGAGTCAGGggattgatgatgatgagcttCTTCCCTTTCAGTCTTTGTTGTGTTAGTATTTGACTCCTCATCTCTGAAGactataaaacagaaaaaaaatgaaagaactgTTTGATGGTTAAATATGAAATTGGAAGAGGGTATACAACAAGGCTAAAATCTCACCAGAGATCTCGTGTTTTTGAGggatgttttctctctgtctgacgATATCAGAGGGCCGGCCTCTACGAGTGGTGATCACTTTGGTCCTGTCTGGCAAAGTCTGCTTCTTGCCAGTTCTCTGAGGGACATATATGCTGTCATCCGAATCAGACGATGGGGATGAGGAGCTGGATTTATCCTGTTTGGAAGTGACAGGTGATGCCTCAGCTTGTGCTTTCTCTGGAGCCTCCTCCGTGCTGGCCGTGGCCTGATGAGTGCCCTCTGCCTTTGCCTTAAATGGTGTGACGTGAACCTTCTCTTCACAGTCAAAGTCAAATGTATCATTAAATCCCAGTGAGATGTTGAGTTTATTGCCCTGCATAGGAGGTGCTGTTTTGGAACGTGTGGCAGAACGGTCCCGACTCTTTGAGCGGGCTCTGGGTTTGGGATTCTCCCATGGTTTCTTTAATTGGGTGCATTCTCGTCTGCGGCCTCTCTCAGGTTTCCTTGCAGCCGGTTCTGGTTTGGTGCAAGGCTGCTGCTGGGTCTGTTTCTTCTTGGGATGCCGTTGCTTGTTCTTTTTAGGTTGGACAGGT from the Echeneis naucrates chromosome 11, fEcheNa1.1, whole genome shotgun sequence genome contains:
- the kat2b gene encoding histone acetyltransferase KAT2B, whose product is MADSAGIQQGSPAVGAAGSVPAAPGAGGTEGSGAAGGSARIAVKKAQLRSSPRPKKLEKLGVYSSCKAEGACKCNGWKSQNPPPTPPRTDQQSHTVNLQEPCRSCSHTLGDHVTHLENVSEEEMNRLLGIVLDVEYLYTCVHKEEDADTKQVYFSLFKLLRKSILQMGKPMLEAQENPPFEKPSIEQGVNNFVQYKFSHLPSKERQTIMELAKMFLNQINYWQLETPSQRRQRVPNDDAAGYKANYTRWLCYCNVPQFCDSLPRYETTQIFGRTLLRSVFTVMRKQLLEQARQEKDKLPPEKRTLILTHFPKFLSMLEEEVYSHSSPIWSQDFLAGASGGQIPIHTVISAPPVARPLYYSTSPVSMDPSTCGSVSPARKTASILEPNPVGEKRKPSEPLPHEENKRPRVVGDIPMDLINEVMATITDPAAIPETSLLSAHSARDEAARLEERRGVIEFHVIGNSLNQKPNKRILMWLVGLQNVFSHQLPRMPKEYITRLVFDPKHKTLSLIKDGRVIGGICFRMFPSQGFTEIVFCAVTSNEQVKGYGTHLMNHLKEYHIKHEILNFLTYADEYAIGYFKKQGFSKDIKVPKAKYVGYIKDYEGATLMGCELNPSIPYTEFSVIIKKQKEIIKKLIERKQAQIRKVYPGLSCFKEGVRQIPIESIPGIRETGWKPVGKGKELKDPDQLYSTLKTILQHVKSHQNAWPFMEPVKKTEAPGYYQVIRFPMDLKTMSERLKSRYYTTRKLFMADMQRIFTNCREYNPPESEYYKCANLLEKFFYTKIKEAGLIEK
- the sgo1 gene encoding shugoshin 1; its protein translation is MGRDRAQKKSFQQSLEDIKERMKEKRNKRLDSASAPNRGRPRITSKTNGANSTHTILKGVQLNNKSLAVALQTEKEKVRQANAVILQLKREQQALFLHLLLLKRKLKEQEAATVSETKSTSVLAEPQDHVNLARRKRTVKCLDEPVVCNTSTVSEEPDPSEKRSQHECGKHVTLPSTVSVRRCHADKSSRRRSECIQDQRALSEGNHVAGFEAPMASPICNDDVNQKQTKQGKEPKIPEPIDTEEFQHSTPEPVQPKKNKQRHPKKKQTQQQPCTKPEPAARKPERGRRRECTQLKKPWENPKPRARSKSRDRSATRSKTAPPMQGNKLNISLGFNDTFDFDCEEKVHVTPFKAKAEGTHQATASTEEAPEKAQAEASPVTSKQDKSSSSSPSSDSDDSIYVPQRTGKKQTLPDRTKVITTRRGRPSDIVRQRENIPQKHEISVFRDEESNTNTTKTEREEAHHHQSPDSTFSNISDHVEMGQENYQAPHSRNMEDSLLNVSPLVEAEMMRIDNVLSNFGDSSCDPPAVLLHQTPQRIRTSKKRGLGVRTAGRGLSLCDVTNLSPAAYLKVSSDARCSTPVPARKRRCTMAVDYREPSINKKLRRGDRFTDLQFLRSPIFKHKSDRRSVQKSRKSVSSQQPFEKYNESFVGCR